The Myxococcales bacterium genomic sequence AACAACACGCGCACGCCCGCTAGCTTTTGGTCCGAAAGGGGTCCCAGGCTGGCCGGGAAGACGGGTTCGTCGACGTCGAGGCCGGCAGTTCGGTAGATGAGGTCTTGCTTGGCGGAGAAGGTCAGTTGTCGACGTTCCATGCGCCAGGGAAGGCCGGCCTTCAATCGCCTCGTACAGCGCGGTGGCAGACGCAAAGCCTCGATCTCGGGTGTCGCCGGTTGGGCTTGGGGCGATGCATGTACGAACTGAAGTTCGTACCGTGTATCGGCGACCATGTCGCCCAATACGGGCACTTCCTTGACGATGTTGAACTCGCGGAAGGCGCCGATCACATTGCGAAAGCCACCGGTGCCTGCGTGCACGATGCCGTACCCGTCGGTAAGAGGGCCCAAGGAGCGGTTCATCTCACGCAGGCCCTGCCACGCACGGCCGGTCTTTTTGACTTCGTTCTGGAGCTCGGCCAAATCAGGTCCGCCTTCGACTTGCCCCATGAACAACATGCCTCGGTCAGGGAAGGTGAGAGACCAGTCTGTGAAAGCATCGATCGACTTCTGGGCGACCGCGTCTTTGTCGAGGATCACGGTCTCGAGCTGATGGCCAATACCCACCACTTGCCCGTCGTCGTTGCGGATGCGGGTGAGGTTGACGAAGCCACGTCGAATGGCCAAGTCGGTGAGCTTCCCGATGTCGGGTGGATGAAACGGGATGGCGCCGATGCCGCCATGGGTCTGCACCAAATTGTCGGGGATCCAGGAACAATGGTAGCGCTGTGTCTCGAGGGTTTCGGCGGCCTCGTCGTCGAGCGCGAGACCCTCGAGGAATTCGGGGAATAGCCCGAGCTGCGCGATGGCGCTTGGCAAGGCCAACGGCTTTCCTTGAGAGGTGATCTGCGGCTGGTTACGAAGGGGAGCGGGGCGCCAGGGCCAGATCCAAAACAGAAGCCCCGCGATCACCGCCACGGCCAAGGCCAGCTTCGCGGCCACGAGCTTGAGCCACCCGCCCGGCTTTCGCAGGTCCGGAAGCAGCCGCGCCGCCCCCACGTAGGTCTCGAAGAGCGTCCCCAAAAACAGCCGCATGAAGGCCGTCTGCGCCCGCATCTGTTGCCAGGGCGTGCGTGCCCCGAAGACGTGAAACGTGAGCAGCTGCGAAGCGAAGTCCTGGGGCAAAATGTGCAAGAGGCCGCGGCCCCAAACCGGCGCCTGTTCGGAATCGCCGTCGTACACGGTGACGTAAAGGGTGGTCGTGTCGGCCCAGACGTCCAGACCTGGATCGTCGCGGATCACCTTGTACCCGTCGAAGAAGAAGCAGCGCCCGCCGTCGCTCAGCAACTTCATCCGGTACTTCATGCGTCGCGAGCCGTCACGCTGGTCGACGAAGAGATTGAAGTGGCCTCCCGCAACCAACAAGGGTCGAGGATGCAGCGCGGGGGCCACCACCGTGCCCACGGCCCGCGCAGGGTGCTCCGGATCCCGGTTCATCCCGTCCACGCTCTCCGTCACCAGCGTCAACACGAACACCAGTGACGACTGCTCCTCTTGGCCGCGGCGAAAGCCCGCGTCGAAGGCGCCGTCTGCGGTCACTTGCGCGGAGACGAAGCCCTTCATGGCCTCCGTGAAGCGCAGGCCCGCCGTTGTCGGCTGGGTGGGGGCCGCCAGCAGCGGGGCCGTCTCGATCGGGCCCGCCTTCAGCTCGGACAGCCACAACGTCACGTTCCGGGTCACAAGTGTGGCGAGCGAAAGGGTGGGGCAGAGCCCCCAGTCGGCCGGGCAAAGGGCCCCTCCGGCCACGTAGAGGCCCCCATGCACCGCTTGGCCCTCGCCCGTGAACACTCGCCCCTCCGCGTCCGCGCCCCCTTGCAGGCTCCCTTCGGCCATCGCGCAGCGCACGCCTGTTTGCGCCGAGACCGTCAGTCCACAGCGGGCCAACCAGCGTCCCGCCTCGGTGCCCGTGGCCACCACCACCGCACGCGTCGTGACGAAGAGGAAAGGCGCATCGAAGCGCTCGCGACCCACCCGCTCGATCTGAAAGCTGAGGGCATACCCTTGTGCGTGGACCTCGAGGCGCTGAGGCACGAAGTTCACAAAGGCAGGAACCCCACGAGCCATCGCGTCGCCGAGGTAGGCGGCGGTCAGGGCGGCCTCGCTCTGGGCGTTCGCTTTGGCCCCATCGACCTGTGCCATAGCCCGGGTAAGGCCATCCCGGTCGGCCCGAAGACGCGCGGGGAGCGTGGCGTGTGCGAAGAGCGCGTCCTGGTGTGCGAAGGGCCGTTCACCCGTCCCAGGCTCTTGCCCGAGCTCTTCCGCCGGCTCGAAGAGCGCCACGTGTAGCCCTCCGGCCGCCAAACGGCTGGCGGCCAGGGCACCACCCAGTCCTGTGCCCAGGACCACCACGTCGTAGTGGGCCTCCAGGTGCGAGGGCGGGCTCGGTGAAGGCCAAAATGAGCGAACCTTGGAGTTCGACATGGGAAACCTTGCGCAAAGTCAGGGCTGATCGGGATCCGCGGCCGTCATGTCGCGGCCGTGCAACATCCAAAACGCCGCGCGTTCGGCCACGGCCCCGATCGTCAAGGACGGATTGACCGAGAGGGCCCCCGGGATGCAGGCGCCGTCGGTGACGAAGAGCCCGGGGTACTGCCAGACCTGTCCGCGGTGATCCACCACGCTGGTCTCGGGGGTTTCCCCCATCACGCAGCCTCCCAGGGGATGGGCCGTGAGTAGCTTGCGCAGCGGCCACCGCCACAGCAGGCTCGAAACGTAGCGTCCCCCTGATGCCGTCGCGATGCGGGCCATGGCCTTTTCCATCTGCGAGAACATCTCGCGGCTCTGCTTGTGGCTCCACGCGAGGTCGAGCGCGTCGTCGCGCAGGCTCATGCGCCCATCCGCTGCATCAGAGCCCATGCCCAGGAAAGGCAGGAAGCGCGCCGTGCGGCCGCCGTCGAGCAAAGCGGCGATCTCGTCGCTGAGGCGGCTCGATTCCACCCCCAAGCCCAGGGAGCGGCGAAGGTAGGCCCGAAGCACCACCCAGATGCGGCGGAGGTAGCTCGTTCTCGGCGGCAGGGCGCCTTCCAGGAACCACATCATCTGATCGGGAAAACCGAGGTCCTCGATGTGGATGTCGTGTGCGGCTGTCGAGCAGTCTGCCACGGCGGTGATACTGGGCGCGAAGGCGGGATCCACCACTTTGGGGACATCCATCGCGCCGGCAAAAAGGAAATCTCCGTTCCCTGAGAAGCGCTGTCCCAAGAAGGGACCGAGCTGGGGTAGGGTGCGGGTGCGATCACGTGATCGCAGCAGAATCTCGTTCGTTCCCAGCGTGCCCGCCGCCACCACCACGTTCCGCGCTTCGA encodes the following:
- a CDS encoding GMC family oxidoreductase, which codes for MSTPIDALVIGSGFGGAITAHRLAQAGRKVVLLEQGRRWSKDEFPRSIARVANGFWQEHKSPGFLEYRVFRNMDVIQGVGVGGGSLHYFNVHIRTPAPVMKRIFPRELSREVLDPYYDRVQARLESKPLRPPQGRDLPPRTNVFMDASRAAGHAPRMLDIAVYTGPDRHNAAGIAQSACVYCGNCLLGCHTQGKNTLDITYIAEAERRHGLEVRPLHKVDHIAPLASGQGFAVHYRVLSDSKASTLETGVIEARNVVVAAGTLGTNEILLRSRDRTRTLPQLGPFLGQRFSGNGDFLFAGAMDVPKVVDPAFAPSITAVADCSTAAHDIHIEDLGFPDQMMWFLEGALPPRTSYLRRIWVVLRAYLRRSLGLGVESSRLSDEIAALLDGGRTARFLPFLGMGSDAADGRMSLRDDALDLAWSHKQSREMFSQMEKAMARIATASGGRYVSSLLWRWPLRKLLTAHPLGGCVMGETPETSVVDHRGQVWQYPGLFVTDGACIPGALSVNPSLTIGAVAERAAFWMLHGRDMTAADPDQP